In a single window of the Massilia oculi genome:
- a CDS encoding energy transducer TonB: MNFSNEKQPGKNFTGFIVVVILHIIVGWALVAGLGTRIVSTVTEAVETKLIEETAPPPPPETPPPPPPPEMKAPPPPFIPPVEVQVQQPPPPQNTIATATNTPPPTTQLAPPAPPAPPAPPAPPARGPSRTEAVADFNTCARPEYPRSSQRNEETGTTTLQFLIGVDGRVMEAKLAKSSGFRDLDRAAQSALSKCRFKPAMIDGKPEQAWTAVQYVWTLE; encoded by the coding sequence ATGAATTTTTCGAATGAGAAGCAACCCGGGAAAAATTTCACAGGATTCATCGTAGTCGTCATCCTTCACATCATCGTGGGATGGGCACTCGTGGCTGGCCTGGGAACCCGGATCGTCAGCACGGTGACCGAAGCTGTGGAAACCAAGCTGATTGAAGAGACTGCGCCGCCGCCGCCGCCGGAAACTCCGCCGCCGCCGCCGCCGCCAGAAATGAAAGCGCCGCCGCCGCCGTTCATCCCGCCGGTCGAGGTGCAGGTGCAGCAGCCGCCGCCACCGCAAAACACGATCGCTACCGCGACCAACACGCCGCCGCCGACCACCCAGCTGGCTCCGCCGGCACCGCCAGCTCCTCCGGCTCCGCCGGCGCCGCCGGCACGTGGCCCGAGCCGCACCGAGGCAGTCGCTGACTTTAATACTTGCGCACGTCCGGAATATCCGCGTTCGTCGCAGCGCAATGAAGAAACCGGTACCACGACCCTGCAGTTCCTGATCGGTGTCGATGGTCGGGTGATGGAAGCCAAGCTGGCGAAGTCGAGTGGCTTCCGTGACTTGGACCGGGCCGCGCAATCGGCTCTGAGCAAATGCCGATTCAAGCCCGCCATGATCGATGGCAAGCCGGAACAGGCGTGGACAGCGGTGCAGTACGTCTGGACGCTGGAATAA
- a CDS encoding SpoVR family protein, with the protein MPRDPSNPRALPEQSEWTFDLIEQAHEEIKRVAKRYGLDTYPNQLEIITAEQMMDAYTSVGMPVSYNHWSFGKHFLSTEKSYRRGQMGLAYEIVINSNPCIAYLMEENSLTMQALVIAHAAYGHNSFFKGNYLFRSWTDADAIVDYMVFAKNYIAECEQRYGIDAVEELLDSCHALQNYGVDRYKRPAKLSVAQEAARTKEREEYAQSQVNSIWRTLPQREEQVAADAPAHRFPPEPEENLLYFIEKYAPLLEPWQRELVRITRKISQYFYPQRQTQVMNEGWATFWHYTILQDLYKEGIVGDGFMLEFLQSHTNVVYQPPANSPYYSGINPYALGFAMMTDIRRICENPTDEDRAWFPDIAGSDWLKTLDFAMRNFKDESFIAQYLSPKLIRDFHFFAVLDDDRSDKLTISAIHDEAGYRYVRHKLAEQYNLGSREPNIQVWQVNTRDDRALTLRHTQYNRRPLNAQAQEVLKHVARLWGFDVRLETTDPAGHVVSFLECRREKRGR; encoded by the coding sequence ATGCCAAGAGATCCAAGCAATCCGCGCGCCCTGCCCGAACAGTCGGAGTGGACCTTCGACCTGATCGAGCAGGCGCACGAAGAAATCAAGCGGGTGGCCAAGCGCTACGGCCTGGACACCTATCCGAACCAGCTCGAAATCATCACCGCCGAGCAAATGATGGATGCCTATACCTCGGTAGGCATGCCGGTGTCTTATAACCACTGGTCGTTCGGCAAGCACTTCCTGAGCACCGAAAAGAGCTACCGCCGCGGGCAGATGGGCCTGGCCTACGAGATCGTCATCAACTCGAATCCCTGCATCGCCTACCTGATGGAAGAAAACAGCCTGACGATGCAGGCGCTGGTGATCGCCCACGCCGCCTACGGCCACAATTCTTTCTTCAAAGGTAATTACCTGTTCCGCAGCTGGACCGATGCCGACGCCATCGTCGACTATATGGTGTTTGCCAAGAACTATATCGCCGAATGCGAGCAACGCTATGGCATCGATGCGGTCGAAGAGCTGCTCGATTCCTGCCATGCGCTGCAGAACTACGGCGTCGACCGCTATAAGCGACCGGCCAAGCTGTCGGTGGCGCAAGAGGCGGCGCGCACCAAGGAGCGCGAGGAATACGCCCAGTCCCAGGTCAATTCGATCTGGCGCACCCTGCCCCAGCGCGAGGAACAGGTGGCCGCGGACGCGCCGGCCCACCGCTTCCCGCCCGAGCCCGAGGAGAACCTGCTGTATTTCATCGAGAAATACGCGCCGCTGCTCGAGCCCTGGCAGCGTGAACTGGTGCGGATCACGCGCAAGATCTCGCAGTACTTCTATCCGCAGCGCCAGACCCAGGTGATGAACGAGGGCTGGGCCACCTTCTGGCACTACACGATCCTGCAGGATCTGTACAAAGAGGGAATCGTGGGCGACGGCTTCATGCTCGAGTTCCTGCAAAGCCATACGAACGTGGTCTACCAGCCACCGGCCAACAGCCCCTATTACAGCGGGATCAATCCCTATGCCCTCGGTTTCGCGATGATGACCGACATCCGGCGCATCTGCGAAAACCCGACCGACGAAGACAGGGCCTGGTTCCCCGACATCGCCGGCAGCGACTGGCTCAAGACGCTCGACTTCGCGATGCGCAACTTCAAGGACGAGAGCTTCATCGCCCAGTACCTGTCGCCCAAGCTGATCCGCGACTTCCATTTCTTCGCCGTGCTGGACGACGACCGCAGCGACAAGCTGACCATCTCGGCCATCCACGACGAGGCCGGCTACCGCTACGTGCGCCACAAGCTGGCCGAGCAGTACAACCTGGGCAGCCGCGAGCCGAACATCCAGGTCTGGCAAGTCAATACACGCGACGACCGTGCCCTGACGCTGCGCCACACGCAATACAACCGCCGCCCGCTCAACGCCCAGGCGCAAGAGGTGCTCAAGCACGTGGCCCGTCTGTGGGGTTTCGACGTGCGGCTGGAGACGACCGATCCGGCCGGGCACGTGGTCAGCTTCCTCGAGTGCCGGCGCGAGAAACGCGGGCGCTGA
- a CDS encoding YeaH/YhbH family protein codes for MTYLIDRRLQGKNKSAVNRERFLRRYKAQIKDAVGRAIKGRSITDIENGEKVTIPVKDVNEPHFGHAHGGVYETVNPGNTEYQKGDQFNRPRGGAGGAGRGRAGNSEQTVEDDFIFELSREEFMNYFFEDLELPNMVKTQLTQTVEYKNQRAGYNVSGTPSNIHVLRSLRGALGRRIAVGGPARRQLAEAEEALQALLDQGAPSDDEQVVALKDRIHHLHIRLNAIPFIDPFDLRYSNRIKVPKPSTQAVMFCIMDVSGSMDETRKDTAKRFFILLYLFLKRVYEKIDVVFIRHHTAAAEVDENEFFHSRESGGTVVSSALHLLQKVITERYGSADWNAYVAQASDGDNWDNDSVLCKQILTSAIMPRVQYYTYVEITDGPPQNLWEQYCDVAAQHRNFAMQKIVTPADIYPVFRELFKKQAK; via the coding sequence TTGACTTACCTCATCGACCGTCGCTTGCAGGGCAAGAACAAGTCAGCGGTCAACCGCGAACGTTTCCTGCGCCGCTACAAGGCGCAGATCAAGGATGCTGTCGGCCGCGCCATCAAGGGCCGCTCGATCACCGACATCGAGAACGGTGAAAAAGTCACCATTCCCGTCAAGGACGTGAACGAACCGCATTTCGGTCACGCCCATGGCGGCGTGTACGAAACCGTCAACCCCGGCAATACCGAGTATCAAAAGGGCGACCAGTTCAACCGCCCCCGCGGCGGCGCTGGCGGCGCCGGGCGCGGGCGCGCCGGCAACAGCGAACAGACCGTCGAAGACGATTTCATCTTCGAGCTGTCGCGCGAAGAATTCATGAATTACTTCTTCGAGGATCTCGAGCTGCCGAACATGGTCAAGACGCAGCTGACCCAGACCGTCGAATACAAGAACCAGCGCGCCGGCTACAACGTGTCCGGCACGCCCTCGAACATCCACGTGCTGCGCTCGCTGCGTGGCGCGCTGGGCCGCCGCATCGCCGTAGGCGGTCCCGCCCGGCGCCAGCTGGCCGAGGCAGAAGAGGCGCTGCAGGCGCTGCTCGACCAGGGCGCGCCGTCCGACGACGAACAGGTGGTCGCGCTGAAGGACCGCATCCACCACCTGCACATCCGTCTGAATGCCATTCCCTTCATCGATCCGTTCGACCTGCGCTACTCCAACCGGATCAAGGTCCCCAAGCCCAGCACCCAGGCCGTGATGTTCTGCATCATGGACGTGTCCGGCTCGATGGACGAGACGCGCAAGGATACGGCCAAGCGCTTCTTCATCCTGCTGTATCTCTTCCTCAAGCGGGTCTACGAGAAGATCGACGTCGTCTTCATCCGCCACCACACGGCGGCGGCCGAGGTCGACGAGAACGAGTTCTTCCATTCGCGCGAGTCGGGCGGCACCGTCGTCTCCTCGGCCCTGCACCTGCTGCAGAAAGTGATCACCGAGCGCTACGGCAGCGCCGACTGGAACGCCTACGTGGCGCAAGCCTCGGACGGCGACAACTGGGATAACGACTCGGTGCTGTGCAAGCAGATCCTTACCAGCGCGATCATGCCGCGCGTGCAGTATTACACCTATGTCGAGATCACCGATGGCCCGCCGCAGAACCTGTGGGAACAATACTGCGACGTCGCCGCCCAGCACCGCAATTTTGCGATGCAAAAGATCGTGACCCCGGCCGACATCTACCCGGTATTCCGGGAACTGTTCAAGAAGCAGGCCAAATAG
- a CDS encoding PrkA family serine protein kinase — protein MSIFENYAARYERTREEEYSLAEYLQLCKKDPLTYASAPERMLAAIGEPTLVDTRLDPRLSRIFANKVIKIYPAFREFYGMEEVIEQVVSYFRHAAQGLEERKQILYLLGPVGGGKSSIAEKLKSLMELVPFYAIKGSPVNESPLGLFSEEEDGTILEEDYGIPRRYLRAIPSPWAVKRLHEYGGDINKFRVVKRYPSILKQIAISKTEPGDENNQDISSLVGKVDIRKLEDFPQDDPDAYSYSGGLCLANQGLMEFVEMFKAPIKVLHPLLTATQEGNYKGTEGFGAIPFDGIVLAHSNESEWKTFRNNRNNEAFLDRIYIVKVPYCLRVSDEIQIYDKLLRNSSLDKAPCAPGTLRMMSQFAVLSRLKDPENSSIFSKMLVYDGENLKDTDPKAKSLHEYVDYAGVDEGMNGLSTRFAFKILSKVFNFDNTEVAANPVHLLYVLEQQIEREQFPPETEQRYLSYIKEHLAQRYVDFIGKEIQTAYLESYSEYGQNIFDRYVTFADFWIQDQEFRDPDTGESFDRESLNAELEKIEKPAGISNPKDFRNEIVNFSLRARATNAGKNPAWTSYEKFRSVIEKKMFSNTEELLPVISFNAKASAEDANKHADFVARMVEKGYTPKQVRLLCEWYLRVRKSS, from the coding sequence ATGAGCATCTTTGAAAACTACGCGGCCCGCTATGAGCGTACCCGGGAAGAGGAATACTCCCTGGCGGAATATCTCCAATTGTGCAAGAAAGACCCGCTGACCTATGCCAGCGCGCCGGAGCGCATGCTGGCGGCGATCGGCGAGCCGACCCTGGTCGATACCCGCCTCGATCCGCGCCTGTCGCGCATCTTCGCCAACAAGGTGATCAAGATCTATCCGGCCTTCCGCGAGTTCTACGGCATGGAAGAAGTGATCGAGCAGGTGGTGTCTTATTTCCGCCATGCGGCGCAAGGACTCGAAGAGCGCAAGCAGATCCTGTATTTGCTCGGCCCGGTCGGCGGCGGCAAATCGTCGATCGCCGAAAAACTCAAAAGCCTGATGGAGCTCGTGCCCTTTTATGCGATCAAGGGCTCGCCGGTGAATGAATCGCCACTGGGCCTGTTCAGCGAGGAAGAAGACGGCACCATCCTCGAAGAAGACTACGGCATTCCGCGCCGCTACCTGCGCGCCATTCCGAGTCCGTGGGCCGTCAAGCGCCTGCACGAATACGGCGGCGACATCAATAAGTTCCGCGTGGTGAAGCGCTATCCGTCGATCCTGAAACAGATCGCGATTTCCAAGACCGAACCGGGCGACGAAAACAACCAGGACATCTCTTCGCTGGTCGGCAAGGTCGATATCCGCAAGCTCGAGGATTTCCCGCAGGACGATCCGGACGCCTACAGCTATTCCGGCGGCTTGTGCCTGGCAAACCAGGGCCTGATGGAATTCGTCGAGATGTTCAAGGCGCCGATCAAGGTGCTGCACCCGCTGCTGACCGCCACGCAGGAGGGCAACTACAAGGGCACCGAAGGCTTCGGCGCGATTCCTTTCGACGGCATCGTGCTGGCGCACTCGAACGAATCCGAATGGAAGACCTTCCGCAACAACCGCAACAACGAGGCTTTCCTCGACCGTATCTATATCGTGAAGGTGCCGTATTGCCTGCGCGTGTCCGACGAAATACAAATCTACGACAAGCTGCTGCGTAATTCCTCGCTCGACAAGGCGCCGTGCGCGCCCGGCACCCTGCGCATGATGTCGCAGTTCGCCGTGCTCTCGCGCCTGAAGGATCCCGAAAATTCGAGCATCTTCTCCAAGATGCTGGTCTACGATGGCGAGAACCTGAAGGACACCGATCCCAAGGCCAAGTCGCTGCACGAATACGTCGACTATGCCGGTGTGGACGAAGGCATGAACGGCCTGTCGACCCGCTTCGCCTTCAAGATCCTGTCCAAGGTCTTCAACTTCGACAATACCGAAGTGGCGGCCAATCCGGTGCACCTGCTGTACGTCCTCGAACAGCAGATCGAGCGCGAGCAGTTCCCGCCCGAGACCGAGCAACGCTACCTCTCCTATATCAAGGAGCACCTGGCGCAGCGCTACGTCGATTTCATTGGCAAGGAGATCCAGACCGCCTACCTGGAAAGCTATTCCGAGTATGGCCAGAACATCTTCGACCGCTACGTGACCTTCGCCGACTTCTGGATCCAGGACCAGGAATTCCGCGATCCGGATACCGGCGAAAGCTTCGACCGCGAATCGCTGAACGCCGAGCTGGAAAAGATCGAAAAGCCGGCCGGGATTTCGAATCCGAAGGATTTCCGCAACGAGATCGTCAACTTCAGCCTCAGGGCGCGCGCCACCAATGCCGGCAAGAATCCGGCCTGGACCAGCTACGAGAAGTTCCGCAGCGTGATCGAGAAGAAGATGTTCTCGAATACCGAGGAACTTTTGCCGGTAATTTCCTTCAATGCAAAAGCGAGCGCAGAGGATGCGAACAAGCATGCCGACTTCGTCGCCCGCATGGTAGAGAAAGGCTATACGCCAAAGCAGGTGCGTTTGTTGTGCGAATGGTATTTGCGCGTGCGGAAGTCCTCGTGA
- a CDS encoding adenosine deaminase, with product MLDERLRNLLQNMPKAELHIHIEGSLEPELIFELAQRNGVDLAYSSVEALREAYAFTDLQSFLDIYYAGASVLLKEQDFYDMTAAYLARAHADHVRHAEIFFDPQTHTARGVPFDTVINGIWRACQDAPLSASLIMCFLRHLSEDEAIATLEQSIPYRDKFIGVGLDSSEVGHPPEKFARVFERARALGLRLVAHAGEEGPPAYIESALDVLKVERIDHGVRSLESPALVERLAREQMALTVCPLSNIKLRVFDVMGSHNLRTLLDANLAVTVNSDDPAYFGGYVNENYFAAFDALPLDEDHARQLARNSFQAAFVDPERKRAFLAEVDDFFANA from the coding sequence ATGCTCGACGAACGCCTGCGCAACCTGCTGCAGAACATGCCCAAGGCAGAACTGCACATCCACATCGAGGGCTCGCTCGAACCGGAACTGATTTTTGAGCTCGCGCAAAGAAACGGCGTTGACCTCGCTTACAGCTCGGTCGAAGCGTTGCGCGAGGCCTACGCTTTCACCGATCTCCAATCATTCCTCGACATTTATTACGCAGGCGCCAGCGTGCTGCTGAAGGAACAAGATTTCTACGACATGACCGCGGCCTATCTGGCGCGCGCCCACGCCGACCATGTCCGCCACGCCGAGATCTTCTTCGATCCGCAAACCCATACCGCGCGCGGCGTGCCGTTCGACACCGTCATCAACGGCATCTGGCGCGCCTGCCAGGACGCGCCCCTCAGCGCCAGCCTGATCATGTGCTTCCTGCGCCACCTGTCCGAAGACGAGGCCATCGCCACGCTCGAGCAGTCGATCCCTTATCGCGACAAGTTCATCGGCGTCGGCCTCGATTCGTCCGAGGTCGGCCACCCGCCCGAGAAATTCGCGCGCGTGTTCGAGCGCGCCCGTGCGCTCGGCCTGCGCCTGGTCGCGCATGCCGGCGAGGAGGGCCCGCCGGCCTATATCGAAAGCGCGCTCGACGTGCTCAAGGTCGAGCGCATCGACCACGGCGTGCGCAGCCTGGAAAGCCCGGCCCTGGTCGAGCGCCTGGCGCGCGAGCAGATGGCCCTGACCGTGTGCCCGCTGTCGAACATCAAGCTGCGCGTGTTCGACGTGATGGGTTCGCACAATCTGCGCACCCTGCTCGACGCGAATCTCGCGGTGACCGTCAACTCGGACGATCCGGCCTATTTCGGCGGCTACGTCAACGAGAATTATTTCGCCGCCTTCGACGCGCTGCCGCTGGATGAAGACCATGCGCGCCAGCTGGCGCGCAACAGTTTCCAGGCCGCCTTCGTCGACCCGGAGCGCAAGCGCGCCTTCCTGGCCGAAGTCGACGACTTCTTCGCCAACGCATGA
- a CDS encoding ABC transporter permease, whose translation MFIQALRMTARDWRAGELRFLLVALIVAVAALSSVGFFIDRMRAGMDRDAHQLLGADLLVNTDDPVRQEWRAEASKRGLLLADTVTFPSMAQAGEGDDSLAQLSSIKAVSTGYPLRGQVSITTDPVAAAGAQGTPTREVPARGTVWVDPGLLPQLRTEVGATLTLGNSQFRIAQLIATEPDKGASFANFAPRVMLALEDLQATGLVDDFARVSFRLMVASKDANDMAAVRDYEQWIRAQIRDNNIKGVRIETLENGRPEMRATLDRAGLFLSLVGLLSAMLAAVAVAMAARRFMGRHLDACAMLRCLGLTQNQVTVLYLLEFGFIGLAGSVIGVLVGFGAHFVLLEMIASLIKTELPPVSMLPALQGVATGLMLLVGFALPPILQLRNVPHNRVIRREQGAPQPAALATYGLGIGVFFLLLLWQAGDPTLALITAGGFLGGFAFFALVAWLGLQGLRRMRGAFKNQGWRFAVTSLQRRPGATVVQVVSLALGLMALLLLTVVRGDLMAAWQLATPSDAPNRFVINILPEQKQSVEGQLLAAGVREPVLYPMIRGRLTAINGDAITRDTFQDGEARRLANREFNLSTTDVLPQANEVVQGEWFRDAPGVAEASVEQSIMERLGLKLGDSLRFDMAGLLVEAKITSVRKLEWGSMRANFFVIINPAAMADAPTTYMTAFHVPPEGANLGNALTRNHPNLTVIDVSGIIRQLQDVLDQVVTAVEFLFLFTLASGVLVLYAALMGSQSERTREAGLLRALGATRQQLAQAQRIEFVLVGGLAGLLAASGAAALGWALATYQFKFPWVFEPGVWIAGLFVGALCAIVGGWLGLRGVLRQPPLQTLREA comes from the coding sequence ATGTTCATCCAGGCTCTTCGCATGACGGCGCGCGACTGGCGCGCCGGTGAGCTGCGCTTCCTGCTGGTGGCGCTGATCGTCGCGGTCGCGGCCCTGAGTTCGGTCGGCTTCTTCATCGACCGCATGCGGGCGGGCATGGACCGCGACGCCCACCAGCTGCTCGGCGCCGACCTGCTGGTCAATACCGACGACCCGGTGCGCCAGGAATGGCGCGCCGAAGCCTCGAAAAGAGGCCTGCTGCTGGCCGACACCGTCACTTTCCCGAGCATGGCGCAAGCCGGCGAGGGCGACGACTCGCTGGCCCAGCTGTCGTCGATCAAGGCGGTATCGACAGGCTATCCGCTGCGCGGCCAGGTGAGCATCACGACCGATCCGGTCGCCGCCGCCGGCGCGCAAGGCACGCCCACGCGCGAGGTGCCGGCGCGCGGCACGGTCTGGGTCGATCCCGGCCTGCTGCCGCAGCTGCGCACCGAGGTCGGCGCCACGCTCACCCTGGGCAACAGCCAGTTCCGCATCGCCCAGCTGATCGCCACCGAGCCCGACAAGGGCGCCTCGTTCGCCAACTTCGCGCCGCGCGTGATGCTGGCGCTGGAAGACCTGCAAGCCACCGGCCTGGTCGACGACTTCGCGCGCGTGAGCTTCCGCCTGATGGTCGCATCGAAAGACGCGAACGACATGGCCGCGGTGCGCGACTACGAACAGTGGATACGGGCCCAGATCCGCGACAACAACATCAAGGGCGTGCGCATCGAGACGCTGGAGAACGGCCGTCCCGAGATGCGCGCGACGCTCGATCGCGCCGGCCTGTTCCTGTCGCTGGTGGGCTTGCTGTCGGCGATGCTGGCGGCGGTCGCCGTGGCGATGGCCGCGCGCCGCTTCATGGGCCGCCACCTGGACGCCTGCGCCATGCTGCGCTGCCTGGGACTGACCCAGAACCAGGTCACCGTGCTGTACCTGCTCGAATTCGGCTTCATCGGCTTGGCCGGGAGCGTGATCGGGGTGCTGGTCGGCTTCGGCGCCCACTTCGTGCTGCTCGAGATGATCGCCTCGCTGATCAAGACCGAGCTGCCGCCGGTGTCGATGCTGCCCGCGCTGCAGGGCGTGGCGACGGGGCTGATGCTGCTGGTCGGCTTCGCGCTGCCGCCGATTCTCCAGTTGCGCAACGTGCCGCACAACCGGGTGATCCGGCGCGAGCAGGGCGCGCCGCAGCCGGCCGCGCTGGCGACCTATGGCCTGGGCATCGGCGTGTTCTTCCTGCTGCTCCTGTGGCAGGCGGGCGATCCGACCCTGGCGCTCATCACCGCCGGCGGCTTCCTGGGCGGCTTCGCCTTCTTCGCGCTGGTGGCCTGGCTCGGCCTGCAAGGGCTGCGCCGGATGCGCGGCGCGTTCAAGAACCAGGGCTGGCGCTTCGCCGTCACCTCGCTGCAGCGCCGTCCCGGCGCCACCGTGGTGCAGGTGGTGTCGCTGGCGCTGGGCCTGATGGCGCTGCTCCTGCTCACCGTGGTGCGCGGCGACCTGATGGCGGCCTGGCAGCTGGCCACCCCTAGCGACGCGCCGAACCGCTTCGTGATCAACATCCTGCCCGAGCAGAAGCAGTCGGTCGAAGGCCAGCTGCTGGCGGCCGGCGTCAGGGAGCCGGTGCTGTACCCGATGATCCGTGGCCGCCTGACGGCCATCAATGGCGACGCGATCACGCGCGACACCTTCCAGGACGGCGAGGCGCGGCGCCTGGCCAACCGCGAATTCAACCTGTCGACCACGGATGTGCTGCCGCAGGCGAACGAGGTGGTGCAGGGCGAGTGGTTCAGGGACGCGCCGGGCGTGGCCGAGGCCTCGGTCGAGCAGAGCATCATGGAGCGCCTGGGTTTGAAACTGGGGGACAGCCTGCGCTTCGACATGGCGGGCCTGCTGGTCGAGGCGAAGATCACCAGCGTGCGCAAGCTCGAGTGGGGCTCGATGCGCGCCAACTTCTTCGTCATCATCAATCCGGCGGCGATGGCGGACGCGCCGACCACCTATATGACGGCCTTCCATGTGCCGCCCGAGGGCGCGAACCTGGGCAATGCGCTGACGCGCAACCATCCGAATCTGACGGTGATCGACGTCTCGGGCATCATCCGCCAGCTGCAGGACGTGCTGGACCAGGTGGTGACGGCGGTCGAGTTCCTGTTCCTGTTTACGCTCGCATCGGGCGTGCTGGTGCTGTATGCGGCGCTGATGGGATCGCAATCCGAGCGCACGCGCGAGGCCGGCCTGCTGCGCGCGCTGGGCGCCACGCGCCAGCAACTGGCGCAGGCGCAGCGCATCGAGTTCGTGCTGGTGGGCGGCCTGGCCGGCTTGCTGGCGGCGAGCGGCGCGGCGGCGCTGGGCTGGGCCCTGGCCACCTACCAGTTCAAGTTCCCGTGGGTGTTCGAGCCGGGCGTATGGATCGCGGGCCTGTTCGTCGGCGCGCTGTGCGCGATCGTGGGCGGCTGGCTGGGCCTGCGCGGGGTGTTGCGGCAGCCTCCGCTGCAGACGCTGCGCGAGGCGTAA
- a CDS encoding group II truncated hemoglobin, producing MSEHHTETQTDVQAEPQTLYEMMGGGERLRALVDRFYDLMQLEPDFAGIHAMHPVPNDSSREKTFMFLSGWMGGPDLYIERYGHPRLRARHLPFAIGSAERDQWLRCMAWAMEDMGYDDTLRVRMMNSFFQTADWMRNKPD from the coding sequence ATGTCCGAACACCACACCGAAACACAGACCGACGTGCAGGCCGAACCCCAGACCCTGTACGAGATGATGGGCGGCGGCGAGCGCTTGCGGGCGCTGGTCGACCGCTTCTATGACCTGATGCAGCTGGAGCCGGATTTCGCCGGCATCCACGCCATGCACCCGGTGCCCAACGACAGCTCGCGCGAGAAGACCTTCATGTTCCTGTCCGGCTGGATGGGCGGCCCCGACCTGTATATCGAGCGCTACGGCCACCCGCGCCTGCGCGCGCGCCACCTGCCGTTCGCGATCGGCAGCGCGGAACGCGACCAGTGGCTGCGCTGCATGGCCTGGGCCATGGAAGACATGGGCTACGACGACACGCTGCGCGTGCGCATGATGAATTCCTTCTTCCAGACCGCGGACTGGATGCGCAATAAACCTGACTGA
- the rmuC gene encoding DNA recombination protein RmuC, with protein MTVAEILILLGLVLVAGLLVAVLLRMRGNGDGAHVERLERELRQELQSSAQATRQELSSHLAQYHNATVQQLDSMRQQMQLHSSSGREEQARALKRFADTLQQTLGNLTESNAQRMLEVRNTLETKIRDLQGDNAKRLEEMRQTVDEKLHATLETRLSESFRQVSERLEKVHQGLGEMQQLAIGVGDLKRVLTNVKTRGTWGEVQLEMLLEQVLTVDQYAKNVETVAGSNARVEFAIRLPGVVDGGAPLWLPIDAKFPKEQYERLLLASDEADAEGVARAGAELERAVRNEARTICDKYVSPPQTTDFAILFLPTEGLYAEVMRRPGLADDLQRTLRVTIAGPSTLAALLNSLQMGFRTLALEKRSSEVWQVLGAVKTEFTKFGDVLATTKLTLEKAAKNIESAEVRSRQMARKLKSVEALPSEAAQLMLGPDGLERDD; from the coding sequence ATGACCGTTGCCGAAATCCTCATCCTGCTCGGCCTCGTTCTGGTGGCCGGCCTGCTGGTCGCTGTTTTGCTGCGCATGCGCGGCAATGGCGACGGCGCCCACGTCGAACGCCTCGAGCGCGAGCTGCGCCAGGAGCTGCAGTCGAGCGCCCAGGCGACGCGCCAGGAGCTGTCCTCTCATCTGGCGCAGTATCACAATGCCACCGTCCAGCAACTGGACAGCATGCGCCAGCAGATGCAGCTGCATTCCAGTAGCGGGCGGGAAGAACAGGCGCGCGCGCTGAAGCGCTTCGCCGACACGCTGCAGCAGACGCTGGGCAATCTCACCGAATCGAACGCCCAGCGCATGCTCGAGGTGCGCAACACGCTCGAAACCAAGATCCGCGACCTGCAAGGCGATAACGCCAAGCGCCTCGAAGAGATGCGCCAGACGGTCGACGAAAAACTGCATGCGACGCTGGAGACGCGCCTGTCCGAATCGTTCCGCCAGGTGTCGGAGCGGCTGGAAAAAGTGCACCAGGGCCTGGGCGAGATGCAGCAGCTGGCGATCGGCGTGGGCGACCTGAAGCGCGTGCTCACCAACGTCAAGACCCGCGGCACCTGGGGCGAGGTGCAATTGGAAATGCTGCTGGAGCAAGTGCTCACCGTCGACCAGTACGCGAAGAACGTCGAGACGGTGGCCGGTTCCAACGCGCGGGTGGAGTTCGCGATCAGGCTGCCCGGCGTGGTCGACGGCGGCGCGCCGCTGTGGCTGCCGATCGACGCCAAGTTCCCCAAGGAGCAGTACGAACGCCTGCTGCTGGCCAGCGACGAAGCCGATGCCGAGGGCGTGGCGCGCGCCGGCGCCGAACTGGAACGGGCGGTGCGCAATGAAGCGCGCACGATTTGCGACAAATACGTGTCGCCGCCGCAGACGACCGACTTCGCCATCCTGTTCCTGCCGACCGAGGGCCTGTACGCCGAGGTGATGCGCCGTCCCGGCCTGGCCGACGACCTGCAGCGCACCTTGCGGGTGACGATCGCGGGGCCATCGACGCTGGCCGCGCTGCTCAACAGCCTGCAGATGGGCTTCCGCACCTTGGCGCTCGAGAAGCGCTCGTCCGAGGTGTGGCAGGTGCTGGGGGCGGTCAAGACCGAGTTCACCAAGTTCGGCGACGTGCTGGCGACCACCAAGCTGACGCTGGAAAAGGCCGCCAAGAACATCGAAAGCGCCGAGGTGCGCAGCCGTCAGATGGCGCGCAAATTGAAATCGGTGGAGGCGTTGCCGAGCGAGGCGGCGCAGTTGATGCTCGGGCCCGATGGCCTGGAGCGGGACGACTGA